The following proteins are encoded in a genomic region of Tenacibaculum sp. 190524A05c:
- a CDS encoding beta-N-acetylhexosaminidase, translating into MKILKYFILLLLTFTQCAKKIEKPIQPSIIPLPNFQNITEGVFLLSNNTHITGDQELSLVIDYFQSYLKTNLRISPNSLQKKTQVLFSIDEKINNDEEYHLSITEKDIQIKSKTAKGAFYAVQSLIQLLPTNNDTKEIAIQCLEIKDKPEFAYRGMHLDVARHMFSISFIKKYIDVIASLKYNTFHWHLTEDQGWRIEIKKYPKLQEIAAFRDETLIGHYNDQPQEYDGIRYGGYYTQKEIKEIVQYASERFVEIIPEIEMPGHSQAAIAAYPELGCTGEKVEVATKWGVFDEVYCPSETTFKFLEDVIDEVIELFPGKYIHIGGDETPKTKWKNSTFCQELIKEKNLKDENGLQSYFISRMEKYINSKGKQIIGWDEILEGGLAPNATVMSWRGNEGAIKGAKEHHNVILTPLSHCYFDYYQSENENEPLAIGGFLPLEKVYSFNPIPEELTKEESKYVLGAQGNVWTEYMKTPEKVEYMAFPRAIALAEVLWSKPDHKNFEDFKNRLIQFQDRLTSKKVNFANHLYEVSGNLGRNEDNKLMYSLSSATKDAQIRYTLNGNNPTENSNVYTKPIDINETTTIKAASFKGANKISNIHQNRINLHKAVGKNITLSVEPNESYNAGGKQALINGISGSNKRYGDKEWLGFFGDDITITIDLDSITTINSIKTRFYNGNGQWIYAPQKLSIKFDNTEKQTFNINNEGLLVDFQAKLKNAKAKTIKIEIPNFGVIPKGRQGGGYRAWTFIDEILIE; encoded by the coding sequence ATGAAAATTTTAAAGTACTTCATTCTTCTTCTATTAACATTTACACAGTGCGCAAAAAAGATTGAGAAACCAATTCAACCAAGTATAATTCCTTTGCCTAATTTTCAAAACATAACTGAAGGAGTTTTTTTACTTTCTAATAACACACATATTACTGGTGATCAAGAATTATCTTTAGTGATCGATTACTTTCAATCATATTTAAAAACAAATCTTCGAATTTCTCCAAACTCACTTCAAAAGAAAACTCAAGTACTTTTTTCAATTGACGAAAAAATTAATAATGACGAAGAATATCATTTATCAATAACTGAAAAAGATATTCAAATAAAGTCCAAAACCGCTAAAGGAGCTTTTTATGCGGTACAATCGTTAATACAATTATTACCAACAAATAATGATACAAAAGAAATTGCAATACAATGTTTAGAAATTAAAGATAAACCTGAATTTGCTTATAGAGGAATGCATTTAGACGTTGCGAGACATATGTTTTCTATATCATTCATTAAAAAATACATTGACGTTATTGCATCATTGAAATACAATACTTTTCATTGGCATTTAACGGAAGATCAAGGTTGGAGAATTGAAATAAAGAAATATCCTAAGCTACAAGAAATAGCCGCATTTAGAGATGAAACTTTAATTGGGCACTATAATGATCAACCACAAGAATATGATGGAATAAGATATGGCGGTTATTATACGCAAAAAGAGATAAAGGAGATTGTACAATATGCATCTGAACGCTTTGTAGAAATTATTCCCGAAATAGAAATGCCTGGACATTCCCAAGCTGCAATTGCCGCTTATCCAGAATTAGGATGTACTGGAGAAAAAGTTGAAGTAGCCACAAAATGGGGAGTTTTTGATGAAGTATATTGTCCTTCGGAAACAACCTTTAAGTTTCTTGAAGATGTAATTGACGAAGTTATTGAACTATTTCCTGGCAAATACATTCATATTGGCGGAGATGAAACTCCCAAAACAAAATGGAAAAACTCTACTTTCTGTCAAGAATTAATCAAAGAGAAAAACCTAAAAGATGAAAATGGTTTACAAAGCTATTTTATCTCTAGAATGGAAAAATATATCAACTCCAAGGGGAAACAAATTATTGGTTGGGATGAAATTTTAGAAGGAGGCTTAGCTCCTAATGCAACAGTAATGTCTTGGCGTGGAAATGAAGGTGCAATTAAAGGAGCAAAAGAACATCATAATGTGATATTAACTCCATTGTCTCATTGTTATTTTGATTATTATCAATCAGAAAATGAAAATGAACCTTTAGCTATTGGTGGTTTTTTACCACTTGAAAAAGTTTATAGTTTTAATCCTATTCCAGAAGAATTGACTAAAGAAGAATCTAAATATGTTTTAGGTGCTCAAGGAAACGTTTGGACAGAGTATATGAAAACTCCTGAAAAAGTTGAATATATGGCTTTTCCGAGAGCAATTGCACTAGCAGAAGTGCTATGGTCTAAACCTGACCATAAAAATTTTGAAGATTTTAAAAATAGGTTAATTCAATTTCAAGATAGACTAACATCTAAAAAAGTAAATTTCGCTAATCATTTATATGAAGTATCTGGAAATCTTGGAAGAAATGAAGATAACAAGCTTATGTATTCTCTTTCATCTGCTACCAAAGACGCACAAATTAGATATACTTTAAATGGTAACAATCCAACAGAAAACTCCAATGTATATACAAAGCCAATAGATATCAATGAAACAACTACAATAAAAGCTGCTAGTTTTAAGGGAGCCAATAAAATAAGTAATATCCATCAAAACAGAATTAACTTACACAAAGCCGTTGGAAAAAACATTACACTAAGTGTAGAACCAAACGAATCTTATAACGCGGGAGGAAAACAAGCTTTAATTAATGGAATTTCTGGAAGTAATAAACGCTACGGGGATAAAGAATGGTTAGGTTTCTTTGGTGATGATATAACTATAACTATAGATTTAGATAGTATAACGACAATCAACTCAATTAAAACAAGATTTTATAATGGTAATGGTCAGTGGATTTATGCACCTCAAAAGCTGTCAATAAAATTTGACAATACCGAAAAACAAACATTCAATATCAATAATGAAGGATTATTAGTGGATTTCCAAGCAAAGTTAAAAAATGCAAAAGCCAAAACGATTAAAATTGAGATTCCTAATTTTGGTGTTATCCCTAAAGGAAGACAAGGTGGTGGTTACCGAGCTTGGACCTTTATTGATGAAATACTTATTGAATAA
- a CDS encoding GH92 family glycosyl hydrolase — MKPKTILLFLIGLLVTNCKNKPITPAKITKPLISYVNPFIGTGGHGHTYPGATMPFGMMQLSPDTRLDGWDGCSGYHYSDEYIYGFSHTHLSGTGVSDYGDVLLMPTNDILFNNGSDSKKGYRSKFSHKKEVAEAGYYKVHLDDTNIDVELTVSERSGMHKYQFPSSENQVVILDLIHRDELLDGVINMVSDKEISGYRFSKAWATDQKLFFYIKFSHSIEGKLDHLVPKNREQIAGFVFENPKNEPVYVKIGISAVDIEGAKKNLDQEIGNKSFEEVRNDAQQAWTKQLEKIVVEGDNEDYKTNFYTSMYHAMVAPNIYQDVDGRYRGMDLKVHETKAFDYYTVFSLWDTYRATHPLYTIIEQERTNDFINTFLAKYDEGGIMPIWDLSANYTGCMIGYHAVPVIADAYLKEIQGYDAEKALQAMKHSATRDKLGLASYKSLGYIPVEKESESVSKTLEYAYDDWTIAQMAKVMNKSDDYKTYTERAQNYKNIFDPKSQFMRGRFRNTWFAPFDPYEVNFNYTEANAWQYSNYVPQDISGYMKLLGGKSVLEKNLDTLFKAEAETSGRHQVDITGLIGQYAHGNEPSHHMAYLYNFVGKPHKTQEKIQQILTEQYTNSPDGISGNEDCGQMSAWYIFSSLGFYPVTPGSNQYIIGKPLFDKASINLENGKVFTIQANNLNDNNSYIKEAFLNGASLNRTYITHEEIMNGGTLVFEMTNTPSDWGTKEEELPITKIDEHVIVPAPFIEKGDVAFKGSTEVVLSNVEKDVSTYYSLNGNTFQEYKSPFTIEEKSTLQVYSQKGEIKSSVITTDFYKIDPNIKIELKTKYANQYNAGGDNALIDGILGTEDFRTGTWQGYWNENVEAIVDLGKIKTISNVQVNFLRDQRSWIFLPTNVEIHHSVDGKRFRKIKDWKAPKSFNTDDVEISSVIASQKIKAKYIKVVAKKLGKLPEWHLGYPHDGRSWIFIDEIMIK; from the coding sequence ATGAAACCTAAAACAATTCTCCTTTTCTTGATAGGATTATTAGTAACGAATTGTAAAAACAAACCAATTACTCCCGCTAAAATTACCAAACCTTTAATTTCTTATGTGAATCCGTTTATTGGAACGGGTGGTCACGGACATACATATCCTGGAGCAACAATGCCATTTGGAATGATGCAATTAAGTCCTGATACTCGATTAGATGGATGGGATGGATGTTCTGGTTATCATTATTCCGATGAATATATTTATGGATTTTCTCATACACATTTAAGTGGTACGGGTGTTTCAGATTATGGTGATGTTTTATTAATGCCAACAAATGATATTCTTTTTAATAATGGTTCGGATAGTAAAAAAGGGTATCGATCTAAGTTCTCTCATAAAAAAGAAGTTGCAGAGGCTGGTTATTATAAAGTTCATTTAGATGATACAAATATTGATGTTGAATTAACAGTTTCAGAACGAAGTGGTATGCATAAATATCAGTTTCCTTCTAGTGAAAACCAAGTGGTAATTCTCGATTTAATTCATCGTGATGAATTATTAGATGGAGTTATTAATATGGTTTCTGATAAAGAAATATCTGGATATCGATTTTCAAAAGCATGGGCTACCGATCAGAAATTATTCTTCTATATTAAATTTTCGCATTCAATTGAAGGTAAACTAGATCACTTAGTTCCAAAGAATAGAGAACAAATTGCTGGTTTTGTTTTTGAAAACCCAAAGAACGAACCAGTTTATGTTAAAATTGGAATCTCTGCTGTAGATATTGAAGGAGCGAAAAAGAATTTAGATCAAGAAATCGGTAACAAGTCTTTTGAAGAAGTTAGGAATGATGCACAACAAGCTTGGACAAAACAATTAGAGAAAATTGTAGTAGAAGGTGATAATGAAGATTATAAAACTAATTTCTATACGAGCATGTATCATGCAATGGTTGCTCCAAATATATATCAAGATGTAGATGGAAGATATAGAGGAATGGATTTAAAAGTTCATGAAACTAAAGCCTTTGATTATTATACAGTATTTTCTCTTTGGGATACGTACAGAGCTACACATCCTTTGTACACTATTATTGAACAAGAACGCACGAATGATTTTATTAATACTTTTTTAGCGAAGTATGACGAAGGAGGAATTATGCCAATTTGGGATTTATCTGCAAATTATACAGGTTGTATGATTGGTTATCATGCTGTTCCTGTAATTGCTGATGCTTATTTGAAAGAAATTCAAGGATATGATGCAGAGAAAGCTTTACAAGCTATGAAACACTCAGCAACTAGAGACAAATTGGGATTAGCATCGTATAAAAGTCTTGGATATATTCCTGTGGAAAAAGAAAGTGAATCCGTTTCTAAAACCTTAGAATATGCTTATGATGATTGGACGATTGCTCAAATGGCTAAAGTCATGAATAAGTCTGATGATTATAAAACTTACACAGAAAGAGCTCAAAATTATAAGAATATTTTCGATCCGAAATCTCAATTTATGAGAGGTCGTTTTAGAAATACTTGGTTTGCTCCATTTGATCCTTATGAAGTAAACTTTAATTATACAGAGGCTAATGCTTGGCAGTATAGTAATTATGTTCCTCAAGATATTTCAGGATATATGAAGTTGCTAGGAGGTAAGTCAGTTTTAGAGAAGAATCTGGATACACTATTTAAAGCGGAAGCAGAAACTTCTGGTCGTCATCAAGTTGATATTACAGGATTAATTGGTCAGTATGCACATGGAAATGAACCAAGTCACCACATGGCATATTTGTACAATTTTGTTGGTAAACCTCATAAAACTCAAGAAAAGATTCAGCAAATTTTAACTGAACAGTACACAAATTCACCAGATGGAATTTCAGGAAATGAAGATTGTGGGCAAATGAGTGCTTGGTATATTTTTAGCTCTTTAGGATTTTATCCTGTAACACCAGGATCGAATCAGTATATCATAGGAAAACCTTTATTTGATAAAGCTTCCATCAATTTAGAAAATGGTAAAGTATTCACCATTCAAGCCAACAATCTCAATGATAATAATAGTTACATAAAAGAAGCATTCTTAAATGGAGCATCGTTGAATAGAACGTATATCACTCATGAAGAAATTATGAATGGAGGAACTTTAGTTTTTGAAATGACAAATACTCCTTCAGATTGGGGAACAAAAGAAGAAGAACTACCTATAACTAAGATTGACGAACATGTAATAGTTCCTGCACCTTTCATAGAAAAAGGAGATGTAGCCTTTAAAGGAAGTACCGAAGTTGTATTGTCAAATGTTGAAAAAGATGTAAGTACTTATTATTCATTAAACGGAAATACATTTCAGGAATATAAGAGTCCTTTTACCATTGAAGAAAAGTCGACATTACAAGTTTATTCTCAAAAAGGAGAAATTAAAAGCTCCGTCATTACTACAGATTTCTATAAAATTGATCCAAATATTAAAATCGAATTAAAAACTAAATATGCGAATCAATATAATGCAGGAGGAGATAACGCTTTAATTGATGGAATTTTAGGAACAGAAGATTTTAGAACAGGAACATGGCAAGGATACTGGAATGAAAATGTTGAGGCCATAGTAGATCTTGGTAAAATTAAAACAATTTCAAATGTGCAAGTCAACTTTTTGAGAGACCAACGTTCTTGGATTTTCTTACCAACCAATGTTGAAATCCATCATTCTGTAGATGGAAAAAGATTTCGAAAAATTAAAGATTGGAAAGCACCAAAATCTTTTAATACGGATGATGTGGAAATATCAAGTGTTATTGCTTCTCAAAAAATTAAAGCAAAATATATTAAGGTAGTTGCAAAGAAACTTGGAAAGTTACCAGAATGGCACTTGGGATATCCTCATGATGGACGATCATGGATTTTTATAGACGAAATAATGATAAAATAA
- a CDS encoding N(4)-(beta-N-acetylglucosaminyl)-L-asparaginase, whose product MKGKNRIKNTMIFTVGLFAITFLQSCNSNTVSNKEVVNEILNTEKITPVVIGTWNFPKAIEAASQVLKNGGSALDAVEQGCRAEEANAENQTVGIGGLPDRDGNVTLDACVMNEKGDYGAVVGVQNIKHVVSLARKVMEDTPHALLSGRGAEQFAESIGFEQEELLTESSKKAWEEWKIKSEYKPIINIENHDTIGMLAMDAEGNISGACTTSGLAYKMAGRIGDSPVVGAGLFVDNEVGAAVATGLGEEVLKTVGSFLIVELMRQGKSPQEACEEAIKRIVNKPNSNYKDFQVCYIAMNKKGEVGSYAIHEWFSYNIYTNGESKNVKSDFYLKP is encoded by the coding sequence ATGAAAGGAAAAAATAGAATAAAAAATACGATGATTTTTACAGTAGGTTTGTTTGCTATTACATTCTTACAGAGTTGTAATTCGAATACTGTTTCAAATAAAGAAGTAGTAAATGAGATTCTAAACACAGAGAAAATAACACCAGTTGTTATCGGAACTTGGAATTTTCCAAAAGCTATTGAAGCAGCAAGTCAAGTTCTTAAAAATGGTGGATCTGCATTAGATGCCGTTGAACAAGGATGTAGAGCGGAGGAGGCAAATGCAGAGAATCAAACCGTTGGAATTGGAGGATTACCTGATAGAGATGGAAATGTAACTCTTGATGCTTGTGTGATGAATGAAAAAGGAGATTACGGAGCCGTGGTTGGAGTTCAAAATATAAAGCATGTAGTTTCTTTAGCCAGAAAAGTTATGGAAGATACACCACATGCATTGTTATCTGGTAGAGGTGCAGAGCAATTTGCTGAATCTATAGGTTTTGAACAGGAAGAATTATTAACGGAGTCTTCTAAAAAAGCTTGGGAAGAGTGGAAGATAAAATCGGAATATAAACCGATTATTAATATAGAAAATCACGATACGATTGGAATGCTAGCAATGGATGCTGAAGGAAATATTTCGGGAGCTTGTACCACAAGTGGATTGGCTTATAAAATGGCAGGCCGAATCGGAGATTCTCCAGTTGTTGGAGCAGGATTATTTGTGGATAATGAAGTAGGAGCAGCAGTAGCAACAGGATTAGGGGAAGAGGTATTAAAAACCGTTGGAAGTTTTTTAATTGTAGAGCTAATGCGACAAGGGAAATCCCCACAAGAAGCATGTGAGGAAGCCATTAAAAGAATTGTAAATAAACCGAATAGTAATTATAAAGATTTCCAAGTATGTTATATCGCCATGAATAAAAAAGGAGAAGTAGGAAGTTATGCAATTCATGAATGGTTTAGTTATAACATTTATACAAACGGAGAAAGTAAAAACGTAAAGTCAGATTTTTATCTGAAACCATAA
- a CDS encoding sugar MFS transporter has protein sequence MSTTNKSYKTAFIFLTTLFFLWGFITVLVDSLVPRLKDVFEMSYAKTVLVQFAFFTAFFIVSVPAGKLLSRIGYKKGIVLGLTIMAIGCLLFYPASSYRSFLVFLTGYFTLAGGITVLQVAANPYVALLGSEDGASSRLNLSQAFNSLGTTIAPIVGALFLLSDTVKTSEEIEQLSEAAKLDYYAAEAATVQTPFLFIAGFIGVLALVFSFIKLPKVMEESPKGGYLSLLKNKVMLLGALGIFVYVGAEVSIGSFLVNYFQDMDLAVIISQNETMMNIANTIASVFNKTFSNSDPKSLLGIFVIFYWGGAMIGRFIGAYLTKIISPGKVLAIFAILAVVMIVISIATTGLISMWSILAVGLFNSIMFPTIFTLSLEGLGDLKAQASGLLCMAIVGGAIVPFVFGGLIDNFGFKTAFILTLLCYAYIWYFGRTKSLK, from the coding sequence ATGTCTACAACCAATAAATCTTACAAAACAGCTTTTATTTTTTTAACAACATTATTTTTCCTTTGGGGGTTTATCACTGTTTTAGTTGATAGTTTAGTACCTCGTTTGAAAGATGTTTTTGAAATGTCTTATGCAAAAACAGTTCTAGTTCAATTTGCCTTCTTTACGGCATTTTTTATAGTATCTGTTCCAGCAGGAAAATTGTTAAGTAGAATAGGCTATAAGAAAGGAATAGTTTTAGGATTAACAATTATGGCAATTGGTTGTTTATTATTTTATCCGGCTTCATCTTACAGAAGTTTCTTAGTGTTTTTAACAGGATATTTTACCTTGGCTGGAGGAATTACAGTTTTGCAAGTTGCGGCTAATCCATATGTGGCTTTATTAGGAAGTGAAGATGGAGCTTCTAGCCGTTTAAATTTATCACAAGCCTTTAACTCATTAGGTACAACTATTGCTCCAATTGTAGGTGCATTATTTTTGTTAAGTGATACAGTTAAAACATCTGAAGAAATAGAGCAATTATCTGAAGCAGCGAAATTAGACTATTATGCAGCTGAGGCAGCTACAGTGCAAACACCGTTTCTTTTTATAGCTGGTTTTATTGGAGTCTTAGCTTTAGTTTTTTCATTTATTAAGTTGCCAAAAGTAATGGAAGAAAGTCCAAAAGGAGGATATCTTTCATTATTAAAGAATAAGGTAATGCTTCTAGGAGCGTTAGGAATTTTTGTTTATGTTGGAGCAGAGGTTTCTATTGGTAGTTTTTTAGTAAACTATTTTCAGGATATGGATTTGGCAGTAATCATTTCTCAAAACGAAACAATGATGAATATTGCAAACACAATTGCTAGTGTTTTTAATAAAACCTTTTCAAATTCAGATCCTAAGTCTTTGTTAGGAATATTTGTAATATTTTATTGGGGTGGAGCAATGATAGGACGATTTATAGGAGCCTATTTAACAAAAATTATTTCACCAGGAAAAGTACTTGCCATCTTTGCAATTTTAGCTGTAGTTATGATCGTGATTTCTATTGCTACAACTGGTTTAATTTCAATGTGGTCTATATTAGCAGTCGGATTATTTAACTCTATAATGTTCCCAACAATTTTCACATTGAGTTTAGAAGGTTTAGGCGATTTAAAAGCTCAAGCTTCAGGATTATTATGTATGGCCATTGTAGGAGGTGCTATTGTGCCTTTTGTATTTGGAGGACTAATTGATAATTTCGGATTCAAAACAGCATTTATACTTACGCTTTTATGTTACGCATATATTTGGTATTTTGGTCGAACTAAGTCACTTAAATAA
- a CDS encoding insulinase family protein → MKNILKLLTIALFVSQVTIAQKTKNIPNDPSVKTGVLSNGLTYFIKQNPKPADKVELRLAIKAGSVLEDEDQLGLAHFMEHMNFNGTKNFKKNELVDYLQSIGVKFGAHLNAYTGFDQTVYILPIPSDDEAKLEKGFQIIEDWAHAASLLDKDIDEERGVVLEEFRSRRDANSRMLENYLDKVAYGSKYAKRLPIGTKESIENFKYESIRRFHKDWYRPDLMAVIAVGDVDVATLEKKIKDHFGKIPAATNPRKVPKYTLKNHKETFIAIEADKEAAFSRVQLMYKDYEDKKPRTTVADFRNSLINNLFDQMINNRFEELANDENPPFVYGYSYYGGTWAKDRMAFQSVASTSADGQLKGLEALLTENERVKRYGFQPGEFERAKKNIISRIEKSFKDKDKRESARITRGMVSGFLNNRPVPSVEWNYKATLGLLPSIKIDEVNGLIKNFLHDDNRVVVITGPKKIVTEAQVTKALNDVKTMDLKPYEDKVVAASMITKMPTPGKVVKVTTNEKLGTKTLELSNGAKVTFKKTDFKNDEILFTSFSYGGTSLYTDAELQATSFANRGLSEAGVNGFGLNDMNKMMSGKIARVNPYIGGLSEGFSGSAAPKYLEELFQLVHLYFTALNKDEKAFNSYVNKQKSFLGNLLANPNFFFQKEMSDFTNAGNPRYTGFPSPEKYEKADYNLAYKKYQERFADAGDFNFYFVGNIDEAQLTKFATTYIASLPGKNSNESYKVSSFRPLTGMHKKVVEKGKDPKSMVRIMYQGEADYNDKDALTFDFIGEVVSIKLIEKLREKEGGVYSAGARSNMRKLPYGRYSMSISFPCAPENVEKLKNISIAEVESLIKNGPSAEDVSKAKKAMINDHKEDMKKNRFWLNTLQGIDFSKNNPDDIFTFEERVNAVTAKDIQKLAKKYLSSGYILGIMNPEK, encoded by the coding sequence ATGAAAAATATCCTAAAATTATTAACTATCGCGCTATTCGTATCTCAAGTTACGATAGCACAAAAAACCAAAAACATTCCAAATGACCCTTCCGTTAAAACAGGAGTACTTTCGAATGGTTTAACCTACTTTATCAAGCAAAATCCTAAACCAGCGGATAAAGTTGAATTACGTTTAGCAATTAAAGCGGGATCTGTTCTTGAAGATGAAGATCAATTAGGTTTAGCTCACTTTATGGAGCACATGAACTTTAATGGAACCAAAAACTTTAAGAAAAACGAATTAGTTGACTATTTACAATCAATTGGTGTAAAATTTGGTGCACATTTAAATGCTTATACTGGTTTTGATCAAACAGTATACATTTTACCAATTCCGAGTGACGATGAAGCAAAACTAGAGAAAGGTTTTCAAATTATTGAAGACTGGGCACATGCTGCTTCATTATTAGACAAGGATATTGACGAAGAACGTGGAGTTGTTCTTGAAGAATTCCGTTCTCGTAGAGATGCAAACTCTCGAATGTTAGAAAACTATTTAGACAAAGTTGCTTACGGTTCTAAATATGCAAAAAGACTTCCAATTGGAACAAAAGAAAGCATTGAAAACTTTAAATATGAAAGTATTCGTCGTTTTCATAAAGATTGGTATCGTCCAGATTTAATGGCAGTAATTGCTGTTGGAGATGTTGATGTTGCCACTCTTGAAAAGAAGATTAAAGATCATTTTGGAAAAATTCCTGCGGCTACAAACCCTAGAAAAGTTCCAAAATACACTTTAAAAAATCACAAAGAAACTTTTATCGCTATTGAAGCTGATAAAGAAGCTGCATTTTCTAGAGTACAATTAATGTACAAAGATTATGAAGATAAAAAACCTCGTACTACTGTTGCTGACTTCAGAAATTCATTAATCAATAATTTATTTGATCAAATGATTAATAACAGATTTGAAGAACTAGCAAATGATGAAAATCCCCCTTTTGTTTACGGTTACAGCTATTATGGTGGAACATGGGCTAAAGATAGAATGGCTTTTCAATCTGTAGCTAGTACAAGTGCAGATGGACAATTGAAAGGATTAGAAGCTTTATTAACAGAAAATGAAAGAGTAAAGAGATATGGTTTCCAACCTGGAGAGTTCGAAAGAGCTAAAAAGAATATTATTTCTCGTATTGAAAAATCATTTAAAGATAAAGACAAAAGAGAATCAGCAAGAATCACAAGAGGAATGGTATCAGGATTTTTAAATAACCGTCCTGTTCCAAGTGTAGAATGGAATTATAAAGCTACTTTAGGTTTATTACCTTCAATTAAAATTGATGAAGTAAATGGTTTAATTAAAAACTTTTTACATGATGACAACCGCGTTGTAGTAATTACTGGACCAAAAAAGATAGTAACAGAAGCACAAGTAACTAAGGCGTTAAACGACGTTAAAACGATGGATTTAAAACCATATGAAGACAAAGTTGTTGCTGCTTCTATGATTACTAAAATGCCAACTCCTGGAAAAGTAGTAAAGGTTACAACTAATGAAAAGCTAGGAACAAAAACTCTTGAGTTAAGCAATGGTGCTAAAGTAACTTTCAAAAAGACTGACTTTAAAAATGATGAAATTTTATTTACATCATTCAGTTATGGAGGTACTTCTTTATATACAGATGCAGAATTACAAGCAACATCTTTTGCGAATAGAGGATTATCAGAGGCTGGTGTTAATGGTTTTGGATTAAATGATATGAACAAAATGATGTCTGGTAAAATTGCCCGAGTTAATCCATATATCGGTGGATTAAGCGAAGGATTTTCAGGATCTGCAGCTCCTAAATATCTAGAAGAATTATTCCAATTAGTCCACTTATACTTTACAGCGTTAAATAAAGATGAGAAGGCATTTAATTCTTATGTAAATAAGCAAAAAAGTTTCTTAGGAAATTTATTAGCAAATCCTAATTTCTTCTTCCAAAAAGAAATGAGTGATTTCACTAATGCTGGAAATCCTCGTTATACTGGATTCCCTTCTCCTGAAAAATATGAGAAAGCGGATTACAACTTAGCTTATAAGAAATATCAAGAGCGTTTTGCAGATGCTGGAGATTTCAACTTCTACTTTGTTGGAAATATTGACGAAGCACAATTAACCAAGTTTGCTACTACTTATATTGCAAGTTTACCGGGTAAAAACTCTAATGAATCATATAAAGTAAGTTCTTTCCGTCCATTAACCGGAATGCACAAGAAAGTTGTTGAAAAAGGAAAAGATCCTAAAAGTATGGTAAGAATTATGTACCAAGGAGAAGCTGATTACAATGATAAAGATGCTTTAACTTTTGATTTTATTGGAGAAGTAGTAAGTATTAAGTTAATTGAAAAATTACGCGAAAAAGAAGGTGGAGTATATTCTGCTGGAGCCAGAAGTAATATGAGAAAATTACCATATGGAAGATATAGCATGTCTATTTCATTCCCATGTGCTCCAGAAAATGTAGAAAAATTAAAGAATATTTCAATTGCTGAAGTGGAGTCGTTAATTAAAAACGGTCCATCTGCGGAAGATGTATCGAAAGCTAAAAAAGCTATGATTAATGATCATAAAGAAGATATGAAGAAAAACAGATTCTGGTTAAATACATTACAAGGAATTGATTTTTCTAAAAACAATCCAGATGACATCTTTACTTTTGAAGAAAGAGTAAATGCTGTAACAGCTAAAGACATTCAAAAATTAGCTAAGAAGTATCTATCTAGTGGATATATCTTAGGAATTATGAATCCAGAGAAATAA
- the arsC gene encoding arsenate reductase (glutaredoxin) (This arsenate reductase requires both glutathione and glutaredoxin to convert arsenate to arsenite, after which the efflux transporter formed by ArsA and ArsB can extrude the arsenite from the cell, providing resistance.) translates to MIKIYHNPRCSKSRQGLAILEESGKDFTVVKYLDDQLTKEELTEIIQLLSISPLELVRKNEKIWKENYKGKDLSDSEIITAMIENPKLIERPIVVNKSKAIVGRPPENITSIL, encoded by the coding sequence ATGATAAAAATATACCATAATCCTAGATGCTCTAAATCTAGACAAGGATTAGCCATTTTGGAAGAAAGCGGTAAAGATTTTACCGTAGTTAAATATTTAGACGACCAGTTAACAAAAGAAGAATTAACTGAAATAATTCAATTGCTTTCTATTTCTCCATTGGAACTTGTTCGTAAAAACGAGAAAATTTGGAAGGAAAATTATAAAGGGAAAGACTTAAGTGATTCAGAAATTATTACCGCTATGATAGAAAATCCAAAACTTATCGAAAGACCTATAGTAGTCAATAAATCAAAGGCTATCGTAGGAAGACCTCCAGAAAACATCACTTCAATTTTATAA